The Halomonas sp. 7T genome contains a region encoding:
- the csiR gene encoding DNA-binding transcriptional regulator CsiR gives MEHDAPRQNLAISAYHALKHDIIRGRYAPEEKLLMSRLKEYYGVSTGPLREALSQLVADRLVVAISQRGYRVAAMSLAELNDIYDARAQLEGLILRLAIERGDDDWEANVLATAHRLAKVTEVSSPDELLDGWDLRHKAFHTAIASGCNSPHLLQMRDTLFDQVERYRHLWLQETVMSPQALETKRQEHAALVDVILARNAEQAANLMRDHLMTPVPIITRVLQARGIR, from the coding sequence ATGGAGCACGATGCGCCGCGCCAAAACCTCGCGATTAGCGCCTACCACGCGCTAAAGCACGACATCATTCGCGGCCGCTATGCGCCTGAAGAGAAGCTTTTGATGAGCCGCTTAAAAGAGTATTACGGAGTAAGCACAGGACCGCTACGCGAAGCGCTTTCCCAACTGGTGGCCGACCGTTTAGTAGTAGCAATTAGCCAGCGCGGTTATCGGGTGGCCGCGATGTCCCTGGCCGAGCTAAACGATATTTACGATGCCCGCGCCCAGTTAGAAGGGCTGATTTTACGCTTGGCGATTGAGCGCGGCGATGACGATTGGGAAGCCAACGTGCTGGCGACCGCTCACCGCTTAGCCAAGGTGACCGAGGTTAGCTCCCCCGATGAGTTGCTGGACGGCTGGGATTTACGCCACAAAGCATTTCACACCGCCATCGCCAGTGGCTGTAACTCGCCGCACCTGCTGCAAATGCGCGACACCCTGTTTGATCAGGTAGAGCGCTACCGCCACTTATGGCTGCAAGAGACCGTCATGTCGCCCCAAGCCCTTGAAACCAAACGCCAAGAGCATGCCGCACTGGTAGACGTAATTCTGGCGCGAAATGCTGAGCAAGCCGCCAACCTGATGCGTGACCACCTAATGACGCCGGTGCCGATCATTACTCGGGTACTTCAAGCCCGTGGCATCCGTTAA
- a CDS encoding alpha/beta fold hydrolase has translation MPADATHQRPRLVFAHANGFPGLSYRSLLDPLAASFDLHPLDRLGHHPDYPVNHNWGNLVDELLSYLPDTDAPLLGVGHSLGGTLMAMAADKQPKRFCGVIMLDPPLMLGPDAWAMKAAKRFGFMDRITPAGKTKGRRSVWPSREAMATSLRRRGLFRRFTPEALNDYIEAGTRLLDDGSAELTFDPRIELEIFRHLPDHLSSLPQRVGVPIQLVAGQQSHLMTSSRLKRIARRGLPVSMVPGTHMFPMEHPDETRTAILAAWQQFQTA, from the coding sequence ATGCCTGCCGATGCCACCCATCAACGCCCCCGTTTAGTGTTTGCCCATGCCAACGGCTTCCCAGGCTTAAGCTACCGCAGCCTGTTAGACCCGCTGGCAGCATCGTTTGATTTACACCCGCTAGACCGTTTGGGTCACCACCCGGATTACCCGGTGAATCACAACTGGGGCAACTTGGTGGACGAACTACTGAGCTACCTACCGGATACCGACGCACCGCTGCTGGGTGTGGGGCATTCGCTGGGCGGCACGTTGATGGCCATGGCCGCTGATAAGCAGCCAAAACGCTTTTGTGGCGTGATTATGCTCGATCCGCCGCTGATGCTGGGGCCGGATGCCTGGGCGATGAAAGCAGCCAAACGGTTTGGGTTTATGGATCGCATTACGCCGGCAGGCAAAACCAAAGGACGGCGCAGCGTATGGCCTAGCCGTGAGGCCATGGCGACCTCGCTGCGCCGCCGTGGACTATTTCGTCGCTTTACCCCCGAGGCACTAAACGACTACATTGAAGCAGGTACGCGCCTGTTGGACGATGGTAGCGCTGAGCTAACCTTTGACCCGAGAATCGAGCTGGAAATTTTCCGCCACTTACCGGATCACCTATCCAGCCTGCCGCAGCGTGTAGGCGTCCCCATTCAGCTGGTGGCGGGGCAGCAGTCTCATTTGATGACGTCTTCTCGGCTCAAGCGCATCGCCCGTCGTGGGCTTCCGGTGAGTATGGTACCTGGCACACACATGTTTCCGATGGAGCACCCGGACGAGACGCGCACGGCGATTTTGGCCGCGTGGCAGCAGTTTCAAACCGCGTAG
- a CDS encoding EAL domain-containing protein produces MANCARVNGVCKRCEGELPFEFTMAFQPIVDISLAKVVTHEALVRGINGESAWSVISQVTDELLYRFDQACRVKAIEMASALNMQTDLSINFLPNAVYEPEACIQATLEVSERVGWPTDRLIFEITETEKVRDRQHLRNIIDAYRSMGFKTALDDFGNGYANLDLLTDLTPDKLKIDRELVMNCDHEPRRQALLNAIVLLAKELNTTLIAEGVETRAEALWLANAGIMRQQGFFFAKPAINSLGNHLTPLLLELRAEVQAAGALDDRH; encoded by the coding sequence ATGGCTAACTGTGCACGGGTTAATGGAGTGTGCAAACGCTGCGAAGGCGAGCTGCCTTTCGAGTTCACCATGGCGTTTCAACCTATCGTGGATATCTCACTTGCAAAAGTGGTCACCCATGAAGCCCTTGTGCGCGGCATCAACGGCGAGTCCGCCTGGAGCGTTATCTCCCAGGTCACTGACGAGTTGCTCTACCGTTTTGACCAAGCCTGCCGTGTCAAAGCGATTGAAATGGCAAGCGCGCTCAACATGCAGACGGATCTTTCCATCAACTTCCTGCCCAATGCTGTTTATGAGCCAGAAGCCTGTATTCAAGCCACACTAGAGGTGTCAGAGCGCGTAGGCTGGCCCACTGACAGGTTGATTTTTGAAATCACTGAAACCGAGAAAGTGCGCGACCGGCAACATTTACGCAACATCATCGATGCGTATCGCTCGATGGGGTTTAAAACTGCCCTGGACGACTTCGGCAACGGCTACGCCAACCTAGATCTTCTGACTGACCTCACGCCAGATAAACTAAAAATCGACCGTGAACTGGTGATGAACTGCGATCATGAACCACGGCGTCAAGCCCTACTCAATGCCATTGTTCTGCTCGCAAAAGAGCTGAATACCACATTGATCGCCGAAGGAGTGGAAACTCGCGCAGAAGCGCTATGGTTAGCAAACGCAGGAATTATGCGTCAGCAAGGCTTCTTTTTTGCCAAACCGGCCATCAATTCCTTGGGCAACCACCTTACTCCGCTCCTACTGGAGTTAAGAGCAGAGGTACAGGCTGCAGGAGCACTGGATGACCGCCATTAG
- a CDS encoding acyl-CoA dehydrogenase, translating into MTRFNWDDPLLLESQLTDEERQIRDAAHDYCQENLQPRVLSAFREERFDRDIMSEMGELGLLGATVSSEYGGAGVNHVAYGLIAREVERVDSGYRSAMSVQSSLVMYPIEAYGSEEQKHKYLPKLASGEMVGCFGLTEPDHGSDPGSMITRAEKVDGGYRLTGAKMWITNSPIADIAVVWAKSAAHDNQIKGFIVERGTEGFSTPKIEGKVSLRASITGEIVLDNAFVPEENLLPNVSGLKGPFGCLNKARYGIAWGVMGTAEFCWHAARQYTLDRKQFGRPLAANQLIQKKLADMQTEITLGLQAALQVGRLMDSDNWAPEMISLIKRNNCGKALDIARVSRDMHGGNGVSDEYGVIRHMVNLESVNTYEGTHDVHALILGRAQTGIQSFF; encoded by the coding sequence ATGACACGCTTTAACTGGGACGACCCGCTACTGCTGGAAAGCCAACTCACCGACGAAGAGCGCCAGATCCGCGATGCGGCTCACGACTACTGCCAGGAAAACCTGCAGCCACGCGTGCTCAGCGCGTTCCGTGAAGAGCGTTTTGACCGCGACATCATGTCGGAGATGGGTGAACTGGGCTTGCTAGGCGCGACGGTTTCCTCGGAGTACGGCGGCGCAGGCGTGAATCACGTGGCCTACGGCCTGATTGCCCGCGAAGTAGAGCGTGTCGATTCCGGCTACCGCTCTGCCATGAGCGTGCAGTCGTCGCTGGTGATGTACCCCATTGAAGCCTACGGCTCTGAAGAGCAGAAGCATAAATACCTACCTAAGCTTGCCAGCGGCGAGATGGTGGGTTGCTTTGGCCTGACCGAACCCGACCATGGCTCCGACCCGGGCTCCATGATCACCCGCGCAGAAAAAGTCGATGGCGGCTACCGCCTGACCGGCGCGAAGATGTGGATCACCAACAGCCCGATTGCCGATATTGCCGTGGTATGGGCGAAATCCGCCGCTCACGATAACCAGATCAAAGGCTTTATTGTTGAGCGCGGCACCGAAGGCTTCTCTACCCCAAAAATCGAAGGCAAAGTATCGCTGCGAGCCTCCATCACCGGCGAAATCGTGCTGGACAATGCCTTCGTTCCTGAAGAGAACCTGCTGCCTAACGTCAGTGGCTTGAAAGGCCCCTTCGGCTGCTTGAACAAAGCGCGCTACGGCATTGCTTGGGGCGTGATGGGCACCGCTGAATTCTGCTGGCACGCCGCACGTCAGTACACCCTAGACCGCAAGCAGTTTGGCCGCCCGCTGGCCGCCAACCAGCTGATCCAGAAAAAGCTCGCCGATATGCAGACGGAAATCACCCTGGGCCTGCAAGCTGCCCTGCAGGTGGGCCGCCTGATGGACAGCGACAACTGGGCCCCGGAAATGATCTCGCTGATCAAGCGCAACAACTGCGGTAAAGCGCTGGATATCGCTCGCGTCTCCCGCGATATGCACGGCGGTAACGGCGTGTCTGATGAGTACGGCGTGATTCGTCATATGGTGAACCTGGAGTCCGTGAATACCTACGAAGGTACCCACGATGTGCACGCCCTGATTCTGGGCCGCGCACAGACCGGCATTCAGTCATTCTTCTAA
- a CDS encoding DNA-3-methyladenine glycosylase produces MPQAFYNRDTLDVARDLLGCLLVRQLDGEVMAARIVETEAYRGSEDSACHAHRRRTPRTEAMFGPPGHAYVYLVYGMHWLLNVVTQPEGNPCAVLIRAVEPVIGEPAMREWRSVAGRNLSNGPGKLTRALRIDSVLYGHAMTQTGDLTNGLWITSGEPPSAIASGPRVGIDYAQPADRDAPWRLWSEGNPWVSKAR; encoded by the coding sequence ATGCCTCAGGCTTTCTATAATCGCGATACGCTGGACGTCGCCCGGGACTTATTGGGCTGCCTACTGGTGCGCCAACTAGACGGCGAAGTCATGGCGGCGCGCATCGTGGAAACTGAGGCCTACCGCGGCTCGGAAGACTCCGCCTGCCACGCCCATCGGCGCAGAACGCCACGCACCGAGGCGATGTTTGGCCCACCCGGCCACGCCTATGTCTATTTGGTGTACGGCATGCACTGGCTACTAAACGTCGTCACCCAGCCGGAAGGCAACCCCTGCGCGGTACTGATTCGAGCGGTAGAGCCGGTGATCGGCGAGCCTGCCATGCGCGAATGGCGCAGCGTGGCGGGGCGTAACCTGAGTAACGGCCCCGGCAAACTCACCCGAGCACTGCGTATCGATAGCGTCCTTTACGGTCACGCTATGACGCAAACCGGCGATCTAACGAACGGGCTATGGATTACATCCGGTGAGCCGCCCAGCGCCATTGCCAGCGGCCCACGGGTAGGCATCGATTACGCCCAGCCCGCCGACCGCGACGCCCCCTGGCGGCTATGGAGCGAAGGCAATCCGTGGGTCTCTAAAGCGCGTTAA
- the gabT gene encoding 4-aminobutyrate--2-oxoglutarate transaminase, with amino-acid sequence MSNAELNELKHKYVAAGAASPATAFADRAENAEIWDADGNRFIDFAGGIGVLNVGHRHPKVVAAVKAQLDKVMHTCQTVMPYEGYVKVAEKLSHIVPVRGHAKVMLANSGAEALENAVKIARAATGRSNVICFDGGYHGRTFYTMAMNGKVAPYQTDFGPMPGTVFRAPYPVPYHGVSEDEAIRGLKMTLKTDANPKDTAAIVLEPVLGEGGFYPASKSFLEKIREICDEHGMLMIIDEVQSGFGRTGKMFAIEHSGVEPDMMTMAKSMADGMPISAIVGTDKVMDASGPNSLGGTYTGSPTACAAALAVMEVFEEENILEKSQALGEKLAARFNDWQGKFDCIDHVRNMGAMAAFELVSNKTDRTPNPELAAALCKKAREEGLILLSCGMYGNTIRFLMPVTIEDDVLNEGLDIIESCLESLI; translated from the coding sequence ATGAGCAATGCCGAGCTAAACGAACTAAAGCACAAATACGTCGCGGCGGGCGCAGCCAGCCCCGCTACCGCTTTTGCGGACCGCGCCGAAAACGCTGAGATCTGGGACGCCGACGGCAACCGCTTCATCGACTTCGCGGGCGGTATCGGTGTGTTAAACGTTGGCCATCGTCACCCAAAAGTTGTGGCTGCTGTGAAAGCCCAGCTGGACAAGGTCATGCACACCTGCCAAACGGTCATGCCTTACGAAGGCTACGTCAAAGTGGCTGAAAAGCTGAGCCATATCGTTCCTGTGCGTGGCCACGCCAAGGTGATGCTAGCCAACTCCGGTGCCGAAGCGCTCGAAAACGCGGTGAAGATTGCCCGTGCCGCCACCGGCCGCTCGAACGTTATCTGCTTTGATGGCGGCTACCATGGCCGCACCTTCTACACCATGGCTATGAACGGCAAGGTAGCCCCCTATCAAACCGATTTCGGTCCGATGCCGGGTACCGTTTTTCGTGCGCCCTACCCAGTGCCTTACCACGGGGTGAGCGAAGACGAAGCCATTCGTGGTCTGAAAATGACCCTGAAAACCGACGCCAACCCAAAAGACACCGCGGCTATTGTATTGGAGCCGGTGCTAGGGGAAGGTGGTTTTTATCCTGCGTCCAAGAGCTTCCTAGAGAAGATCCGCGAAATTTGCGATGAACACGGCATGCTGATGATCATCGACGAAGTGCAGTCTGGCTTTGGCCGTACCGGTAAGATGTTCGCCATCGAGCATAGCGGCGTAGAGCCGGACATGATGACTATGGCCAAGAGTATGGCCGACGGCATGCCCATCTCAGCCATCGTCGGCACCGATAAAGTCATGGATGCCTCTGGCCCTAACTCCCTGGGCGGCACCTACACCGGCAGTCCCACCGCCTGTGCGGCCGCACTAGCGGTAATGGAAGTCTTCGAAGAGGAGAACATTCTCGAGAAGAGTCAGGCACTGGGTGAGAAGCTGGCGGCCCGCTTTAACGACTGGCAAGGCAAGTTTGATTGTATCGACCATGTGCGCAACATGGGCGCCATGGCGGCATTCGAACTGGTGAGCAACAAAACCGACCGCACGCCGAATCCGGAACTAGCTGCAGCGCTGTGCAAAAAAGCCCGAGAAGAAGGCCTGATCCTGCTCTCTTGCGGTATGTACGGCAACACCATCCGTTTCTTGATGCCGGTCACCATCGAAGACGACGTGCTGAACGAAGGCCTGGATATTATTGAATCCTGCCTGGAATCGCTCATCTAA
- a CDS encoding CaiB/BaiF CoA transferase family protein — translation MSTAAKPLAGIKVLDISRVLAGPWCGQMLADMGAEVIKIERPQSGDDTRHWGPPWLSGSTESAYYLCANRGKRSVTVDMAKPEGQALIKQLAAQSDVVLENFKVGGLKKYGLDYASLKAIHPGIIYCSITGFGQESPYAHRAGYDFMIQAMGGIMSLTGKPDGEPGGGPVKSGVAFTDIFTGLYAANAVLAALYQRRDTGEGCHIDLALMDVQVGVLANQALNYLTSGHVPQRLGNAHPNIVPYQAFATADGHMIVAVGNDEQFKRFCQVIDQPQLASDERFATNGSRVQHRDTLVPLLELALASQPTDTWLSAFEAVGVPCGPINTLDRVFDDPHVKARGLKQTLPHSQAGQVDLVANPIRINGESMSATTAPPYLGEHTERVLEEVGITLEQRQALRKAGII, via the coding sequence ATGAGCACAGCCGCAAAGCCCCTGGCAGGCATTAAAGTACTCGATATTTCTCGCGTACTGGCAGGCCCCTGGTGCGGGCAGATGCTGGCCGATATGGGTGCCGAGGTGATCAAAATCGAGCGCCCCCAAAGCGGCGATGATACGCGCCACTGGGGGCCTCCGTGGCTCTCCGGCAGCACGGAATCAGCGTATTACCTGTGTGCAAACCGCGGTAAGCGCTCGGTGACGGTGGACATGGCCAAACCCGAAGGCCAGGCGCTGATTAAACAGCTCGCTGCTCAATCGGATGTGGTGCTGGAGAACTTCAAAGTCGGTGGGCTAAAGAAGTACGGCCTGGATTACGCCAGCTTAAAGGCGATTCATCCCGGTATTATATACTGCTCCATTACCGGCTTTGGCCAAGAAAGCCCCTACGCCCACCGGGCGGGCTACGACTTTATGATTCAGGCCATGGGCGGGATTATGAGCCTGACCGGCAAGCCGGACGGCGAACCCGGCGGCGGCCCGGTCAAAAGCGGCGTGGCGTTTACCGACATTTTTACCGGTTTATACGCTGCCAACGCAGTGCTGGCAGCGCTCTACCAGCGCCGCGACACGGGCGAAGGCTGCCATATCGATTTGGCGCTGATGGATGTGCAGGTGGGCGTCCTCGCCAATCAGGCGCTGAACTACCTGACCTCTGGCCACGTGCCGCAGCGGCTAGGCAATGCCCACCCCAACATCGTGCCCTACCAAGCGTTTGCCACGGCAGACGGCCATATGATTGTGGCGGTGGGTAACGACGAGCAGTTCAAACGCTTCTGTCAGGTGATTGATCAACCGCAGCTTGCTTCAGATGAGCGCTTTGCCACCAACGGTAGCCGTGTACAGCATCGCGACACCTTAGTGCCGCTGCTCGAACTGGCGCTAGCTTCACAGCCTACCGACACCTGGCTGTCGGCCTTTGAAGCAGTGGGCGTCCCCTGCGGGCCAATCAATACCCTGGATCGCGTCTTTGACGACCCTCATGTGAAGGCCCGTGGCCTCAAACAAACGCTACCGCACAGCCAAGCAGGCCAGGTAGACCTAGTAGCTAATCCGATCCGTATTAACGGCGAATCCATGAGTGCGACGACTGCGCCCCCCTACTTGGGCGAGCACACCGAACGTGTCCTGGAGGAGGTCGGCATTACCCTCGAGCAGCGCCAAGCGCTAAGAAAGGCGGGGATTATTTAA
- a CDS encoding thiamine-binding protein, translating to MYLSVQLSYYPLADDFKPVVKEVVKRLEATGLEVHPNRMSTQVFGEFDDVMAALSDVMKWSFETHGKAVFTANFLEGDRRPR from the coding sequence ATGTATCTTTCCGTACAGCTAAGCTACTACCCGCTGGCAGATGATTTTAAGCCGGTAGTTAAAGAGGTGGTAAAACGTTTGGAAGCCACAGGATTAGAGGTTCATCCGAATCGAATGAGTACCCAAGTATTTGGTGAATTCGATGATGTGATGGCGGCACTGAGCGACGTGATGAAGTGGTCATTTGAGACGCATGGCAAAGCTGTGTTTACCGCTAATTTCTTGGAGGGCGATCGACGGCCGCGTTAA
- a CDS encoding protein adenylyltransferase SelO, which produces MLTFEHQFATLPEPLWAACQPTPVVHPSLIAFNDALAAQLGMQTRPDDDTLAQWFSGNQLPPGAEPKALGYAGHQFGNFVPQLGDGRALLLGEVVDQSGLRRDVQLKGSGRTPFSRGGDGRSPLGPVLREYLVSEFMAAVGVPTTRALAAVATGERVNRQLPEPGAVFTRVASSHIRVGTFQFAAVRRDESALKALADHVIARHYPEAANAEDPYLALLEAVTARQAALVARWMSLGFIHGVMNTDNCSIAGETIDYGPCAFMEQFDPQKVFSSIDQGKRYAFDNQPAIAQWNLARFAETLLPLMREEGDAVVEQATEIIRGFTACFSAEQRRLHANKLGLASESDRAAPLMEALEIQMHQGRMDMTATFDALTHYTKELGAKALETDTSEQPQKEALLALTTQPDGLAAWLADWESAQQASQQSERLEAMRRANPVVIPRNHRIQEVIGAAVEGDFAPFHALLAAVTQPFDESEEARRLAAPATENEQVLRTFCGT; this is translated from the coding sequence GTGCTGACCTTCGAACACCAGTTTGCCACGCTGCCAGAACCCTTGTGGGCCGCTTGCCAGCCCACGCCTGTGGTCCATCCCAGCCTGATCGCGTTTAACGACGCCCTGGCCGCGCAGCTAGGCATGCAAACGCGGCCCGATGATGACACGCTGGCCCAGTGGTTCAGCGGTAACCAGCTGCCGCCCGGGGCCGAGCCTAAAGCGTTGGGCTACGCCGGCCATCAGTTTGGTAACTTTGTGCCCCAGCTAGGTGATGGCCGCGCGCTGCTGTTAGGCGAAGTGGTCGATCAGAGCGGTTTACGGCGCGATGTGCAGCTAAAAGGCAGCGGCCGCACGCCGTTCTCTCGCGGTGGCGATGGCCGCTCGCCCCTTGGCCCGGTGCTGCGGGAATATCTGGTGAGTGAATTTATGGCCGCCGTGGGCGTACCCACCACTCGCGCCCTGGCTGCCGTCGCCACCGGCGAGCGGGTTAATCGGCAGTTACCTGAGCCTGGAGCGGTATTTACCCGCGTGGCGAGCAGCCATATTCGCGTGGGCACGTTCCAGTTTGCTGCCGTTCGCCGTGATGAAAGCGCGCTCAAAGCGCTGGCCGATCATGTGATTGCCCGCCATTACCCAGAAGCGGCCAATGCCGAAGACCCGTACCTTGCGCTGTTAGAAGCCGTTACCGCCCGCCAAGCGGCGCTTGTGGCGCGCTGGATGAGCCTGGGCTTTATTCACGGCGTGATGAACACCGACAACTGCAGCATTGCCGGTGAAACCATCGATTACGGTCCCTGCGCGTTTATGGAGCAGTTTGACCCGCAAAAGGTGTTTAGCTCCATTGATCAGGGTAAACGCTATGCTTTTGATAACCAGCCTGCGATTGCCCAGTGGAATCTAGCCCGCTTTGCCGAAACCCTGCTGCCGCTGATGCGTGAAGAGGGCGATGCGGTGGTTGAGCAGGCGACTGAGATCATCCGTGGCTTTACCGCCTGCTTTAGCGCCGAACAGCGCCGCCTGCACGCCAATAAGCTGGGCCTCGCCTCAGAAAGTGACCGTGCCGCGCCGCTGATGGAAGCGCTGGAAATCCAGATGCACCAAGGCCGCATGGACATGACCGCCACCTTTGATGCGCTGACGCACTATACCAAAGAGCTTGGTGCCAAAGCCCTGGAAACGGATACGTCAGAGCAGCCCCAAAAAGAGGCGCTGCTGGCGCTGACCACTCAGCCAGACGGCCTGGCCGCTTGGCTGGCTGACTGGGAGAGCGCCCAGCAAGCGAGCCAGCAGAGTGAACGCCTGGAGGCCATGCGCCGCGCCAATCCGGTGGTGATTCCTCGTAACCATCGCATTCAAGAGGTGATTGGCGCGGCGGTAGAAGGCGATTTTGCGCCTTTCCACGCACTGCTCGCGGCGGTCACACAGCCCTTCGATGAATCCGAAGAAGCGCGCCGCCTAGCCGCCCCGGCCACAGAAAACGAGCAGGTGTTGCGCACCTTTTGTGGAACGTGA
- the dinB gene encoding DNA polymerase IV has translation MRKIIHCDCDCFYAAVEMRDNPALTDIPIAIGGSVEQRGVVATCNYPARKFGIHSAMPMAQALKRCPHLTVIRGDMSKYKAVARQVFAIYRDVTELIEPLSLDEAFLDVSEVTLHHGSATRMAEAIRQRVRQEVGITVSAGVAPNKFLAKIASDWRKPDGLFVITPDDIDAFVQQLPVKKIHGVGPRTAEKLAELGIQTGADLRARPLTELVERFGRFGHRLHELSHGRDERPVKTHRERKSISTEQTYSQDLPTLEACRRQLPELISDLERRYARLDPAPAVRGVMVKVKFNDFTQTTVEHADPAPNLEQFETLLNVGWARGERPVRLLGVGYRLAEETAAQQLSLF, from the coding sequence GTGCGCAAAATTATCCACTGCGACTGTGACTGCTTCTATGCGGCGGTAGAGATGCGCGATAACCCCGCGTTAACCGATATCCCCATTGCTATTGGCGGCAGTGTGGAGCAGCGCGGGGTGGTCGCCACTTGTAACTACCCGGCGCGCAAGTTCGGCATTCACTCCGCCATGCCCATGGCCCAGGCGCTCAAACGCTGCCCCCACCTCACGGTGATTCGTGGAGATATGTCGAAGTACAAAGCCGTGGCCCGCCAAGTGTTTGCCATCTACCGCGATGTGACCGAACTGATCGAGCCGCTCTCGCTGGATGAAGCCTTTTTGGATGTCTCGGAGGTCACACTGCACCACGGCAGTGCTACCCGCATGGCCGAAGCCATTCGTCAGCGGGTGAGGCAGGAAGTGGGCATCACCGTCTCGGCGGGCGTGGCACCCAACAAGTTTCTCGCCAAAATCGCCAGCGACTGGCGCAAGCCCGATGGATTGTTTGTGATCACGCCAGACGATATCGATGCTTTTGTGCAGCAACTGCCGGTGAAAAAAATCCACGGGGTAGGGCCGCGCACCGCTGAAAAACTCGCGGAGCTAGGCATTCAGACCGGTGCGGATCTGCGCGCCCGGCCGCTTACCGAGCTGGTGGAGCGCTTTGGCCGCTTCGGTCATCGCCTGCATGAGCTCAGCCACGGCCGAGATGAGCGCCCGGTCAAAACCCACCGCGAGCGCAAGTCGATTAGCACCGAGCAAACCTACTCCCAAGATTTACCCACCCTGGAAGCCTGCCGACGACAGCTCCCTGAGCTGATTAGCGATTTAGAACGCCGCTACGCTCGCCTAGACCCGGCCCCCGCCGTGCGAGGGGTAATGGTCAAGGTGAAGTTCAACGACTTCACCCAAACCACCGTTGAACACGCCGACCCCGCGCCTAACCTGGAGCAGTTTGAAACCTTACTGAACGTGGGCTGGGCCAGAGGCGAGCGCCCCGTGCGCTTGTTAGGAGTGGGCTACCGTTTGGCGGAAGAGACCGCCGCCCAGCAACTCTCGCTATTTTAA
- a CDS encoding sensor domain-containing diguanylate cyclase codes for MTAISTEHLFALFNRSKKNTENVIKKAPLGICITDPNGRFEMVNPAYCQFYGYREEELIGYHFTLVVPAAYRQQMAALHDEFIQGNDTHELRQEWEVRCKNGETRTIIAEAARIIGDDDKPRKVTFIIDITQRKRLEERLTQANERLIYMANHDELTGLVNRRQGLKRLEEELERCERYGGELSIAMFDLDDFKAINDTYGHATGDAVLQEVTATVNAQLRATDLQVRLGGEEFLIIMPEVSAQAAHTAVERIRQCVAESPCTEHKLTVTLSAGIACYVEASSTRMLDRADKAMYQAKTAGRNRVVIASSAM; via the coding sequence ATGACCGCCATTAGCACTGAGCATCTCTTTGCACTTTTCAATCGCTCTAAGAAAAATACTGAAAACGTGATTAAAAAAGCTCCCTTGGGAATCTGTATTACCGATCCAAACGGGCGCTTTGAAATGGTCAATCCCGCCTACTGCCAATTTTATGGCTATCGTGAAGAGGAGCTTATCGGCTATCACTTTACGCTAGTCGTGCCCGCCGCCTACCGCCAGCAAATGGCAGCATTACACGATGAATTCATTCAAGGCAACGACACCCATGAACTTCGCCAAGAGTGGGAAGTGCGCTGTAAAAACGGCGAAACACGCACCATTATTGCCGAAGCTGCGCGCATTATTGGCGATGACGACAAACCAAGAAAAGTCACCTTTATTATTGATATTACCCAGCGCAAGCGGCTTGAAGAGCGTTTAACGCAAGCCAACGAGCGCTTGATATATATGGCCAATCACGATGAACTGACTGGGCTTGTAAACCGGCGGCAAGGACTGAAGCGTCTTGAGGAAGAGCTGGAGCGCTGCGAACGCTACGGAGGAGAGCTCAGTATTGCCATGTTTGACCTGGATGACTTCAAAGCGATCAATGACACTTATGGTCACGCGACAGGCGACGCTGTGCTCCAAGAAGTCACGGCCACCGTCAACGCCCAGCTTCGTGCGACGGATCTGCAAGTCCGGCTGGGTGGAGAGGAGTTCCTCATCATCATGCCAGAGGTTAGCGCTCAAGCTGCACATACAGCCGTTGAGCGTATTCGACAATGTGTCGCTGAATCACCGTGTACAGAGCATAAATTGACTGTCACGCTATCAGCGGGCATTGCATGTTATGTTGAAGCATCCAGTACCCGAATGCTTGATCGTGCTGATAAAGCGATGTATCAAGCTAAAACGGCAGGGCGCAATCGTGTCGTTATTGCATCGTCAGCCATGTGA